One genomic window of Ramlibacter agri includes the following:
- a CDS encoding molecular chaperone HscC: protein MIVGIDLGTTNSLVAVWRDGKPQLLPNALGEVLTPSCVSVDEDGSILVGRAARERVQTHPDRTARAFKRAMGSNKTFALGKQSFRPEELSALVLKSLKADAEAALGEPVTEAIITVPAYFSDAQRKATRAAGQLAGLKVERLLNEPTAASLAYGIHQLGAETRFLVFDLGGGTFDVSILEMFEGVMEVRASAGDNFLGGEDFVDALVDRFFAEHELSPNLRRNALFMQRLAGQAEAAKCALSTSASATMLVSQDDRTLRLEITEALLADAGASLLKRLRAPVERALRDARLRSSELDNIVLAGGATRMPLVRKLVTSMFGRFPALDFNPDEVVALGAAVQAGLKARDAALDDVVMTDVAPYSLGVAVSKKLSATQDSSGHFDPVIERNSPVPISRVKTYWPTKTDQARIDLHIFQGESRMVADNVHLGQLAISLPPGRANDCPVDVRFTYDVNGLLQVEATVQKTGDKFAVLIEGNPGVMDEAEIARRLKALDELKIHPRDMLENRTALARAERIYQMLRGEVREWLANQILVFEAALGTQDRRTVAAAREQLEQQLQEIERNGVLDDEPAPRP, encoded by the coding sequence ATGATCGTCGGAATCGACTTGGGCACCACCAACAGCCTGGTGGCGGTTTGGCGCGACGGCAAGCCGCAGCTGCTGCCAAACGCGCTGGGTGAAGTCCTCACGCCGTCATGCGTGAGCGTCGACGAGGACGGCTCCATCCTCGTGGGCCGCGCCGCACGCGAGCGCGTGCAGACGCACCCGGACCGCACCGCGCGCGCCTTCAAGCGCGCGATGGGCAGCAACAAGACCTTCGCGCTGGGCAAGCAGTCCTTCCGGCCCGAGGAGTTGTCGGCACTGGTGCTGAAGTCGCTCAAGGCCGACGCCGAAGCGGCGCTGGGCGAGCCCGTCACCGAAGCCATCATCACGGTGCCCGCCTACTTCTCCGACGCGCAGCGCAAGGCCACGCGGGCCGCGGGCCAACTGGCCGGCCTGAAGGTGGAGCGGCTGTTGAACGAACCGACGGCGGCTTCGCTCGCCTATGGCATCCACCAGCTCGGGGCCGAGACCCGCTTCCTCGTGTTCGATCTCGGCGGCGGCACTTTCGACGTTTCCATCCTCGAGATGTTCGAGGGCGTGATGGAAGTGCGCGCCTCGGCCGGCGACAACTTCCTGGGCGGCGAGGATTTCGTCGACGCGCTCGTCGACCGCTTCTTCGCCGAACACGAGCTTTCCCCGAACCTGCGGCGCAACGCCTTGTTCATGCAGCGGCTCGCCGGCCAGGCGGAAGCCGCGAAGTGCGCCTTGAGCACCAGTGCGAGCGCGACGATGCTGGTCTCGCAGGACGACCGCACGTTGCGCCTCGAAATCACCGAGGCTCTGCTCGCGGACGCCGGCGCCTCCCTGCTGAAGCGGCTGCGCGCGCCGGTGGAGCGCGCGCTGCGCGATGCGCGCCTGCGCAGCAGCGAACTGGACAACATCGTGCTGGCCGGCGGCGCGACGCGCATGCCGCTGGTGCGCAAGCTGGTGACCAGCATGTTCGGCCGCTTTCCGGCCCTCGACTTCAACCCCGACGAGGTCGTCGCGCTGGGCGCCGCGGTGCAGGCCGGCCTGAAGGCCCGCGACGCCGCGCTGGACGACGTGGTGATGACCGACGTGGCGCCCTACTCGCTGGGCGTCGCGGTCAGCAAGAAGCTGTCCGCCACGCAGGACTCCAGCGGCCACTTCGACCCGGTGATCGAGCGCAACAGCCCGGTCCCCATCAGCCGCGTCAAGACCTACTGGCCGACCAAGACCGACCAGGCGCGGATCGACCTGCACATCTTCCAGGGCGAGTCGCGCATGGTGGCCGACAACGTTCACCTCGGGCAGCTGGCGATCTCGCTGCCTCCGGGGCGCGCGAACGATTGCCCGGTGGACGTGCGCTTCACCTACGACGTCAACGGCCTGCTGCAGGTGGAAGCCACCGTGCAGAAGACCGGCGACAAGTTCGCCGTGCTGATCGAAGGCAACCCCGGCGTGATGGACGAAGCGGAGATCGCCCGCCGCCTGAAGGCGCTGGACGAACTGAAGATCCATCCGCGCGACATGCTGGAGAACCGCACGGCGCTGGCGCGCGCCGAACGCATCTACCAGATGCTGCGCGGCGAAGTGCGCGAGTGGCTCGCGAACCAGATCCTCGTTTTCGAGGCGGCGCTGGGCACGCAGGACCGCCGTACCGTCGCGGCCGCCCGCGAGCAGCTGGAGCAGCAGTTGCAGGAGATCGAGCGCAACGGCGTGCTGGACGACGAACCCGCGCCGCGGCCATGA
- a CDS encoding GrpB family protein — MKLAITIVPPQRSWAGEFAGAARKLRDALGGLALRIDHIGSTSVPGLAAKDIIDVQLTVGALEPQLDEALVRAGYERLPHITQDHVPPGATEDPRQWAKWFYKPRQGRPVNLHVRVAGCANQRYALLFRDYLRANAAAAAAYQQVKLALVEHHADDVDAYYAIKDPVCDVIMAAAEAWAAHTGWAAGPTDQ; from the coding sequence ATGAAGCTGGCGATCACGATCGTTCCGCCGCAGCGCTCGTGGGCCGGCGAATTCGCCGGCGCGGCCAGGAAGCTGAGAGACGCGCTGGGTGGACTGGCGCTGCGCATCGACCACATCGGCTCGACCTCCGTGCCGGGACTGGCGGCGAAGGACATCATCGACGTCCAGCTCACCGTCGGCGCACTCGAGCCGCAGCTCGATGAAGCGCTCGTTCGTGCCGGCTACGAACGCCTGCCGCACATCACGCAGGACCACGTGCCACCGGGCGCGACCGAAGATCCGCGGCAATGGGCCAAGTGGTTCTACAAGCCGCGGCAAGGCCGGCCCGTGAACCTGCACGTGCGCGTCGCAGGCTGCGCGAACCAGCGCTATGCCTTGCTGTTCCGGGACTACCTGCGCGCCAACGCGGCGGCCGCGGCCGCCTACCAGCAGGTCAAGCTCGCACTGGTGGAACATCACGCAGACGACGTGGATGCGTACTACGCGATCAAGGATCCGGTGTGCGACGTCATCATGGCGGCGGCGGAGGCTTGGGCTGCGCATACCGGTTGGGCCGCTGGGCCGACGGACCAGTGA
- a CDS encoding F0F1 ATP synthase subunit epsilon produces MAEPDHTIHVDIVSAHESIYAGEARFVALPGEAGELGIYPRHTPLITRVKPGAVRVVKPDGEEEFVFVAGGILEVQPNRVTVLSDTAIRGKDLDEEKANEARHAAEEALRNAKSEVDLARAQSELAVAVAEMAALRRYLHKK; encoded by the coding sequence ATGGCGGAACCGGACCACACCATCCATGTCGACATCGTTAGCGCCCACGAGTCCATCTACGCGGGCGAGGCGCGCTTCGTCGCCTTGCCGGGCGAGGCCGGCGAGCTGGGCATCTACCCGCGCCACACGCCGCTGATCACGCGCGTCAAGCCGGGCGCCGTGCGGGTCGTCAAGCCGGACGGCGAGGAGGAGTTCGTGTTCGTCGCCGGCGGCATCCTCGAAGTGCAGCCGAACCGCGTCACCGTGCTGTCGGACACGGCCATCCGCGGCAAGGACCTGGACGAGGAGAAGGCCAACGAGGCGCGGCACGCGGCCGAAGAGGCGCTGCGCAATGCCAAGAGCGAAGTCGACCTCGCGCGCGCACAGTCGGAGCTGGCGGTGGCGGTGGCCGAGATGGCGGCGCTGCGCCGCTACCTGCACAAGAAATGA
- a CDS encoding F0F1 ATP synthase subunit epsilon — protein sequence MVDATHTIHVDVVSAEEQIFSGEARFVALPGEAGELGIYPRHTPLITRVKPGSVRIEMADGNEEFVFVAGGILEVQPNKVTVLSDTAIRGKDLDEEKANEARLAAEEALKNAKSDIDIARAQSELAIAVAEMAALRRFITKK from the coding sequence ATGGTTGACGCGACGCACACGATCCACGTCGACGTGGTGAGCGCCGAAGAGCAGATCTTCTCCGGTGAAGCGCGCTTCGTCGCGCTGCCCGGCGAGGCTGGCGAACTCGGCATCTACCCGCGCCACACGCCGCTCATCACGCGCGTGAAGCCGGGCTCCGTGCGCATCGAGATGGCCGACGGCAACGAGGAATTCGTGTTCGTCGCCGGCGGCATCCTGGAAGTGCAGCCGAACAAGGTCACCGTGCTCTCCGACACCGCCATCCGCGGCAAGGACCTGGACGAGGAAAAGGCCAACGAGGCGCGCCTGGCCGCCGAGGAAGCCCTGAAGAACGCAAAGAGCGACATCGACATCGCCCGCGCGCAAAGCGAGCTGGCGATCGCGGTTGCCGAGATGGCGGCCCTGCGCCGCTTCATCACCAAAAAGTAA
- the atpD gene encoding F0F1 ATP synthase subunit beta: protein MAQAQGKIVQCIGAVVDVEFPRDAMPRVYDALKMEGSPLTLEVQQQLGDGVVRTIALGSSDGLRRGYTVYNTGAPITVPVGKATLGRIMDVLGNPIDERGPVDQALTAPIHRKAPAYDELSPSQELLETGIKVIDLICPFAKGGKVGLFGGAGVGKTVNMMELINNIAKAHSGLSVFAGVGERTREGNDFYHEMADSGVVKLDNLGESKVAMVYGQMNEPPGNRLRVALTGLTIAESFRDEGRDVLFFVDNIYRYTLAGTEVSALLGRMPSAVGYQPTLAEEMGRLQERITSTKVGSITSVQAVYVPADDLTDPSPATTFAHLDSTVVLSRDIASLGIYPAVDPLDSTSRQVDPNVVGEDHYTTTRSVQATLQRYKELRDIIAILGMDELAPEDKLAVARARKIQRFLSQPFHVAEVFTGSPGKYVPLSETIRGFKMIVAGECDHLPEQAFYMVGTIDEAFEKAKKLAA, encoded by the coding sequence ATGGCTCAGGCTCAAGGAAAAATCGTTCAGTGCATCGGCGCCGTGGTGGACGTCGAGTTCCCGCGCGACGCAATGCCGCGCGTGTACGACGCGCTGAAGATGGAAGGCAGCCCGCTGACGCTGGAAGTGCAGCAGCAGCTGGGTGACGGCGTGGTGCGTACCATTGCCCTCGGTTCGTCCGACGGCCTGCGCCGCGGCTACACCGTGTACAACACCGGCGCGCCGATCACGGTGCCGGTCGGCAAGGCCACCCTCGGCCGCATCATGGACGTGCTGGGCAACCCCATCGACGAGCGCGGCCCCGTGGACCAGGCCCTGACGGCCCCGATCCACCGCAAGGCCCCCGCGTACGACGAACTGTCCCCCTCGCAAGAGCTGCTGGAAACGGGCATCAAGGTGATCGACCTGATCTGCCCGTTCGCCAAGGGCGGCAAGGTCGGCCTGTTCGGCGGCGCCGGCGTGGGCAAGACCGTGAACATGATGGAGCTGATCAACAACATCGCCAAGGCCCACTCCGGCCTGTCGGTGTTCGCCGGCGTGGGTGAGCGCACCCGTGAAGGCAACGACTTCTATCACGAGATGGCCGACTCCGGCGTCGTGAAGCTGGACAACCTGGGCGAGTCGAAAGTGGCCATGGTGTACGGCCAGATGAACGAGCCCCCGGGCAACCGCCTGCGCGTGGCCCTGACCGGCCTGACCATCGCCGAATCCTTCCGCGACGAAGGCCGCGACGTGCTGTTCTTCGTGGACAACATCTACCGCTACACGCTGGCCGGTACAGAAGTGTCCGCGCTGCTGGGCCGCATGCCTTCCGCCGTGGGCTACCAGCCGACGCTGGCCGAGGAAATGGGCCGCCTGCAAGAGCGCATCACGTCGACCAAGGTCGGCTCGATCACCTCGGTGCAAGCCGTGTACGTCCCCGCGGACGACCTGACCGACCCGTCGCCTGCCACGACCTTCGCCCACCTGGACTCCACCGTGGTGCTGTCGCGTGACATCGCTTCGCTGGGCATCTACCCCGCCGTGGACCCGCTGGACTCGACCTCGCGCCAAGTGGACCCCAACGTCGTCGGCGAAGACCACTACACCACGACCCGTTCGGTGCAGGCCACCCTGCAGCGCTACAAGGAACTGCGCGACATCATCGCGATCCTGGGCATGGACGAACTGGCGCCGGAAGACAAGCTGGCCGTGGCTCGCGCTCGCAAGATCCAGCGTTTCCTGTCGCAGCCTTTCCACGTGGCCGAAGTGTTCACGGGCTCGCCCGGCAAGTACGTGCCGCTGTCCGAGACCATCCGCGGCTTCAAGATGATCGTGGCCGGCGAATGCGACCACCTGCCCGAGCAGGCGTTCTACATGGTCGGCACGATCGACGAAGCCTTCGAGAAGGCCAAGAAGCTGGCGGCCTAA
- the atpG gene encoding F0F1 ATP synthase subunit gamma has product MAAGKEIRGKIKSVENTRKITKAMEMVAASKMRKAQERMRAARPYSDKVRNIAANLGKANPEYTHPFMKVNDVKAAGVIVVSTDKGLCGGLNTNVLRAVTQKLRDLQGEGSSVQTVAIGNKGLGFLNRIGAQVVSHVTQLGDTPHLERLIGPVKVLLDQYAEGKLNAVYLSYTKFINTMRQEAVVEKLLPLDAGKMEAEDKAAGGEHGWDYIYEPDAKTVIDELLLRYVEALVYQAVAENMASEQSARMVAMKAATDNAGNLINELKLVYNKTRQAAITKELSEIVSGAAAV; this is encoded by the coding sequence ATGGCTGCAGGCAAGGAAATTCGCGGCAAGATCAAATCGGTGGAGAACACCAGGAAGATCACGAAGGCCATGGAAATGGTGGCCGCGAGCAAGATGCGCAAGGCGCAGGAACGCATGCGTGCGGCCCGGCCTTACAGCGACAAGGTTCGCAACATCGCCGCCAACCTCGGCAAGGCCAACCCGGAGTACACGCACCCGTTCATGAAAGTGAACGACGTGAAGGCTGCGGGCGTCATCGTGGTCTCCACGGACAAGGGCCTGTGCGGCGGCCTCAACACCAACGTGCTCCGCGCGGTCACGCAGAAGCTGCGCGACCTGCAGGGCGAGGGTTCGAGCGTCCAGACCGTTGCCATCGGCAACAAGGGCCTGGGCTTCCTGAACCGCATCGGCGCGCAGGTGGTCTCGCACGTCACGCAACTGGGCGACACGCCGCACCTCGAACGCCTGATCGGGCCGGTGAAGGTGCTGCTGGACCAGTATGCCGAGGGCAAGCTGAACGCCGTGTACCTGTCGTACACGAAGTTCATTAACACGATGCGCCAGGAAGCGGTCGTCGAGAAGCTGCTGCCCCTGGATGCCGGCAAGATGGAAGCCGAGGACAAGGCCGCCGGTGGCGAGCACGGCTGGGACTACATCTACGAGCCGGACGCGAAGACCGTGATCGACGAGCTGCTGCTGCGCTACGTCGAAGCGCTGGTGTACCAGGCGGTGGCCGAGAACATGGCCTCCGAGCAGTCCGCCCGCATGGTGGCCATGAAGGCCGCGACGGACAACGCCGGCAACCTGATCAACGAACTCAAGCTGGTCTACAACAAGACGCGCCAGGCCGCGATCACGAAAGAGCTTTCGGAGATCGTGTCCGGGGCCGCGGCCGTCTAG
- the atpA gene encoding F0F1 ATP synthase subunit alpha, producing the protein MQLNPAEISELIKSRIEGLAASADIRNQGTVLSVTDGIVRVHGLSDAMAGEMLEFKATADGTPTFGLALNLERDSVGAVILGEYEHISEGDTVKCTGRILEVPVGPELIGRVVNALGQPIDGKGPINAKMTDVIEKVAPGVIARKSVDQPVQTGLKSIDSMVPIGRGQRELIIGDRQTGKSAVAVDTIINQKGQNMVCVYVAIGQKASTIKNLVRALEQNGAMEYTIVVAASASESAAMQYVSAYAGCTMGEYFRDRGQDALIIYDDLSKQAVAYRQVSLLLRRPPGREAYPGDVFYLHSRLLERAARVNEHYVEQFTKGEVKGKTGSLTALPIIETQAGDVSAFVPTNVISITDGQIFLETSLFNAGIRPAINAGISVSRVGGAAQTKLIKGLSGGIRTDLAQYRELAAFAQFASDLDAATRKQLDRGARVTELLKQAQYSPLPISLMAASLFAVNKGYFDDIDVKKVLPFEHGLHQFLKDKNAALLNKLETNKAMDKDAEAELTSAVEAFKKTFA; encoded by the coding sequence ATGCAGCTCAATCCCGCAGAAATTAGCGAACTGATCAAGAGCCGGATCGAAGGCCTGGCCGCCAGCGCCGACATCCGTAACCAGGGCACGGTGCTTTCCGTGACCGACGGCATCGTGCGCGTCCACGGCCTGTCCGATGCGATGGCCGGCGAAATGCTGGAATTCAAGGCCACTGCCGACGGCACGCCTACGTTCGGCCTGGCGCTGAACCTCGAGCGCGACTCCGTCGGCGCCGTGATTCTGGGCGAGTACGAGCACATCTCCGAAGGCGACACCGTCAAGTGCACGGGCCGCATCCTGGAAGTGCCCGTCGGCCCCGAACTGATCGGCCGCGTGGTGAACGCCCTGGGCCAGCCCATCGACGGCAAGGGCCCGATCAACGCCAAGATGACGGACGTGATCGAAAAGGTCGCTCCCGGCGTGATCGCCCGCAAGTCCGTGGACCAGCCGGTGCAGACCGGCCTGAAGTCCATCGACTCGATGGTGCCGATCGGCCGCGGCCAGCGCGAGCTGATCATCGGCGACCGCCAGACCGGTAAATCGGCGGTGGCGGTCGACACGATCATCAACCAGAAGGGCCAGAACATGGTCTGCGTCTACGTGGCCATCGGCCAGAAGGCGTCGACCATCAAGAACCTGGTGCGGGCCCTGGAGCAGAACGGCGCGATGGAATACACCATCGTCGTCGCGGCTTCCGCGTCCGAATCCGCCGCCATGCAGTACGTGTCCGCGTACGCCGGCTGCACGATGGGCGAGTACTTCCGCGACCGCGGCCAGGACGCGCTGATCATTTATGACGACCTGTCCAAGCAGGCCGTTGCCTATCGCCAGGTGTCGCTGCTGCTGCGCCGTCCCCCGGGCCGCGAAGCCTACCCCGGCGACGTGTTCTATCTCCACAGCCGCCTGCTGGAGCGCGCGGCTCGCGTGAACGAACACTACGTCGAGCAGTTCACCAAGGGTGAAGTGAAGGGCAAGACCGGTTCGCTGACCGCCCTGCCGATCATCGAAACGCAGGCCGGCGACGTGTCCGCCTTCGTGCCGACGAACGTGATCTCGATCACCGACGGCCAGATCTTCCTGGAAACCAGCCTGTTCAACGCCGGCATCCGTCCCGCCATCAACGCGGGTATCTCGGTGTCCCGCGTGGGCGGTGCGGCGCAGACGAAGCTGATCAAGGGCCTGTCCGGCGGTATCCGTACCGACCTGGCGCAGTACCGTGAACTGGCTGCCTTCGCGCAGTTCGCTTCCGACCTCGACGCCGCCACCCGCAAGCAGCTGGATCGCGGTGCGCGCGTGACGGAACTGCTGAAGCAGGCCCAGTACAGCCCGCTGCCCATCTCGCTGATGGCGGCTTCGCTGTTCGCGGTGAACAAGGGCTACTTCGACGACATCGACGTCAAGAAGGTCCTGCCGTTCGAGCACGGTCTGCACCAGTTCCTGAAGGACAAGAACGCGGCGCTGCTGAACAAGCTGGAAACCAACAAGGCCATGGACAAGGATGCCGAGGCCGAGCTGACCAGCGCGGTCGAAGCGTTCAAGAAGACCTTCGCCTAA
- a CDS encoding F0F1 ATP synthase subunit delta, protein MAELATIARPYAEALFDASKNDQNGTAQWLEALAPVAGNEQLLQFAGNPKVSNQQVYDLVADVARVQLPEAGKNFLRTVIDNGRLAALPEIAEQFRAMVNAQSGTSDAIVYSAFPIAADQLGAVGTALEKRFGRKLNVTVQQDADLIGGIRVVVGDEVLDTSVKARLEQMKVALTA, encoded by the coding sequence ATGGCTGAACTCGCCACCATCGCCCGCCCGTACGCCGAGGCCCTGTTCGACGCGTCGAAGAACGACCAGAACGGCACGGCGCAGTGGCTGGAAGCTCTCGCCCCCGTGGCGGGAAATGAGCAGCTGCTGCAGTTCGCGGGCAACCCGAAGGTCAGCAACCAGCAGGTGTACGACCTCGTCGCCGACGTCGCGCGCGTGCAGTTGCCCGAAGCGGGCAAGAACTTCCTGCGCACGGTCATCGACAACGGCCGCCTGGCCGCGTTGCCCGAAATCGCCGAGCAGTTCCGTGCCATGGTGAACGCGCAGAGCGGCACCTCGGACGCCATCGTCTACAGCGCCTTCCCCATTGCCGCCGACCAGCTTGGCGCCGTGGGCACGGCCCTCGAGAAGCGCTTCGGGCGTAAGCTCAATGTCACCGTGCAGCAGGACGCCGACCTCATCGGCGGCATCCGCGTGGTGGTGGGCGACGAAGTGCTGGACACCTCGGTGAAGGCCCGCCTGGAACAAATGAAAGTCGCGCTGACGGCCTGA
- a CDS encoding F0F1 ATP synthase subunit B — translation MSITGTLIIQIIVFLILVGFTMKFVWPPITAALDERARKVADGLAAADKAKADLAAADKRVEEELAKSRNQVAQQLADAERRAQAIVDEAKGRATEEANKIVAAARAEAEQQTVKAREALREQVAALAVKGAEQILRKEVNAGVHADLLKRLQTEL, via the coding sequence GTGAGCATCACCGGTACCCTCATCATTCAGATCATCGTCTTCCTGATCCTGGTCGGGTTCACGATGAAGTTCGTGTGGCCGCCGATCACGGCTGCGCTGGACGAGCGTGCGCGCAAGGTCGCCGATGGCCTGGCCGCCGCCGACAAGGCGAAAGCCGACCTCGCCGCCGCCGACAAGCGGGTGGAAGAGGAACTGGCGAAGTCGCGCAACCAGGTGGCCCAGCAGCTGGCTGACGCCGAGCGCCGCGCCCAGGCGATCGTGGACGAGGCCAAGGGCCGCGCCACGGAAGAAGCCAACAAGATCGTCGCCGCCGCCCGCGCCGAAGCGGAGCAGCAGACGGTCAAGGCCCGCGAAGCCCTGCGCGAGCAGGTGGCCGCGCTGGCGGTGAAGGGCGCCGAGCAGATCCTGCGCAAGGAAGTCAACGCCGGCGTGCACGCCGACCTGCTCAAGCGCCTGCAGACCGAGCTGTAA
- the atpE gene encoding F0F1 ATP synthase subunit C, producing MEVISFVALAAGLIIGLGAIGACIGIGIMGSKYLESAARQPELMNELQTKMFLLAGLIDAAFIIGTGIALWFATANPFLGQIANLPK from the coding sequence ATGGAAGTCATTAGCTTTGTCGCGCTGGCCGCTGGCCTGATCATCGGCCTGGGCGCCATCGGTGCCTGCATCGGCATCGGCATCATGGGCAGCAAGTACCTGGAATCCGCCGCCCGCCAGCCCGAACTGATGAACGAGCTGCAGACCAAGATGTTCCTGCTGGCCGGCCTGATCGACGCCGCCTTCATTATCGGCACCGGTATCGCCCTGTGGTTCGCCACCGCCAACCCGTTCCTGGGCCAGATCGCGAACCTGCCGAAGTAA
- the atpB gene encoding F0F1 ATP synthase subunit A produces MAAENMAAEAAEHGQTAGEYIVHHLTFWQNHPPKNVVDFSVFNWDSIFWALFLGVLTCFILWQAARKASSGVPGRFQAAVEVLVEMVDAQARGIVHNATSRKFVAPLALTVFVWIIMMNTMDLLPVDLIPAIWGALHHDPHHAYMRSVPTADLSITMGLSVSVLLICIFYNIKIKGLGGWVHELFNAPFGSHPALWIPNFLMQVIEFIAKTVSHGMRLFGNMYAGELIFLLIAMMGGAFSMTGTGIGLAIGHIIAGSAWAIFHILIIVLQAFVFMMLTLVYVGQAHDSH; encoded by the coding sequence ATGGCTGCTGAAAACATGGCTGCGGAAGCCGCCGAACACGGACAGACCGCGGGCGAATACATCGTCCACCACCTGACGTTCTGGCAGAACCATCCGCCCAAGAACGTCGTCGACTTCTCGGTCTTCAACTGGGACTCGATTTTCTGGGCGTTGTTCCTGGGCGTCCTGACCTGCTTCATCCTGTGGCAGGCCGCGCGCAAGGCGAGCTCCGGCGTGCCAGGCCGCTTCCAGGCCGCCGTCGAAGTGCTGGTGGAAATGGTGGACGCGCAGGCGCGCGGCATCGTGCACAACGCCACCAGCCGCAAGTTCGTCGCCCCGCTGGCGCTCACCGTGTTCGTCTGGATCATCATGATGAACACGATGGACCTGCTGCCGGTGGACCTGATCCCCGCGATCTGGGGCGCCCTGCACCACGATCCGCACCATGCCTACATGCGCAGCGTGCCGACCGCGGACCTCTCCATCACCATGGGCCTGTCGGTCTCGGTGCTGCTGATCTGCATCTTCTACAACATCAAGATCAAGGGCCTGGGTGGCTGGGTCCACGAGCTGTTCAACGCTCCCTTCGGCTCGCACCCCGCGCTGTGGATCCCCAACTTCCTGATGCAGGTCATCGAGTTCATCGCCAAGACCGTGTCCCACGGCATGCGGCTGTTCGGCAACATGTATGCCGGCGAACTGATCTTCCTGCTGATCGCCATGATGGGCGGCGCCTTCTCCATGACCGGCACCGGCATCGGCCTGGCCATCGGCCACATCATCGCGGGCTCGGCCTGGGCGATCTTCCACATCCTGATCATCGTGCTGCAGGCCTTCGTGTTCATGATGCTGACGCTCGTCTACGTCGGCCAGGCCCACGACTCGCACTGA
- a CDS encoding ATP synthase subunit I — MPTKRIDPLPEEQEEASPVQPLTAEEARRVREQNPPVSPWWVVAGQAGVGVVAALVAWALTGKHYVGWSVAYGALAVVVPAAVFARGLTGRVSSLNAGTAAVGFLLWEMVKIALTIAMLLVAPRVVAGLSWPALLVGLILAMKVYWVALAFAPKPKKTSS, encoded by the coding sequence ATGCCAACAAAAAGAATCGATCCGCTGCCCGAGGAACAGGAGGAGGCTTCCCCCGTCCAGCCGTTGACCGCCGAGGAGGCGCGTCGCGTGCGTGAACAGAACCCGCCGGTTTCGCCGTGGTGGGTGGTGGCGGGGCAAGCCGGGGTGGGCGTCGTGGCCGCATTGGTGGCCTGGGCGCTTACCGGAAAGCATTACGTTGGGTGGTCGGTCGCGTACGGGGCATTGGCTGTGGTGGTACCTGCAGCGGTGTTTGCGCGAGGCCTGACCGGGAGGGTTTCATCGCTCAACGCCGGAACCGCGGCAGTCGGGTTCCTGCTTTGGGAGATGGTCAAGATCGCCTTGACGATCGCCATGCTGTTGGTGGCGCCAAGGGTGGTGGCGGGGTTGAGCTGGCCGGCATTGCTGGTGGGCCTGATCCTCGCAATGAAGGTTTACTGGGTGGCACTCGCATTCGCGCCCAAGCCCAAGAAGACATCGAGCTGA
- a CDS encoding CopD family protein yields MHNLFLFLHVAAAIFWMGGMAFMVLALRPALHAQLQPPQRLPLVVAVMARFFVVVAVSIVVLLATGVPMLLEVGAHAPPGFHAMAGLGVLMMLVFGHVVAAPWRRLKQAVAAQNWPEGGKRVQQIVVLVKFNLGLGWLAIAAVMLWR; encoded by the coding sequence ATGCACAACCTCTTCCTGTTCCTGCACGTCGCCGCCGCCATCTTCTGGATGGGGGGCATGGCCTTCATGGTGCTCGCCCTGCGCCCCGCGCTGCACGCGCAGCTGCAGCCGCCGCAAAGGCTCCCCTTGGTGGTGGCGGTGATGGCGCGCTTCTTCGTCGTGGTCGCCGTGAGCATCGTGGTGCTGCTCGCCACGGGGGTGCCGATGCTGCTCGAAGTGGGGGCGCACGCGCCGCCCGGCTTCCACGCGATGGCGGGCCTGGGCGTGCTGATGATGCTGGTGTTCGGCCACGTCGTCGCCGCGCCGTGGCGGCGCCTGAAGCAGGCGGTGGCGGCACAGAACTGGCCCGAAGGCGGCAAGCGGGTGCAACAGATCGTCGTGCTGGTGAAGTTCAACCTGGGGCTGGGCTGGCTGGCGATCGCCGCGGTCATGCTGTGGCGCTGA